The nucleotide window CTCGGATACAAACTGGATGAATACCTGGGAACAGCACCGAATTTCATGTTCGGCCTCTTCTTCCTTGCCCTGTTCACCTCCATCGCAAGACTCTTCAGAGAAGCCTGGATCAAAAAAAAGGACGTCTAACCTTTAAGGTTATTTTTATATAGGTCCGGGAAAACCCCTTCGCGTTTCAGCGAGGGGGTTTTCTTTTCAGTGGCTTGATATAAAATATGGAGGAAATCTTCCCGATCCTGTAATAAGATCCGAATTACTCTATTTTAGAGAGACATTTTTTAAGATCCCGGAACCGGGACTGACGTGCGAAAAACATGATTTCCCCGCGCCCCCCCATATCATCAAAACTTTTAACAGTCCTGCTCTGCGTCTGTATGTGGGCCTGTACACCGGAACCAAAGTTACCCCGGTTGGCCGATAGAGGGATTATCCTGGCCTTTGGGGACAGCATCACCTACGGTACCGGTGCCGCCCCGTCACAGAGCTACCCCGCCGTCCTGGAGACCCTGACCGGCAGACGGGTCATCAATGCCGGGGTTCCGGGGGAAATCACCGCCGAAGGTCTGGCCCGCCTTCCCGACGTTCTGGCTCGGGAAAAACCGGATCTGCTCATCCTCTGCCACGGCGGCAACGACCTGCTGAGGCAGCTCGATGTGCAGCAGACCGGAAAAAATTTGAGGGCCATGATCAGGATGGCAAAGAATGAGAACATCGCCGTTGTTCTCATCTCCGTTCCTTCACCCGGGATTTTTTTGAAATCACATGCCCTGTACGCGGACATCGCCAATGACCACCAACTCCCCCTGGAAGAGAATATCCTGAAGACCATCCTGTCCAACCGTAACCTGAAAGCGGATCACATCCATCCCAATGCGGCGGGCTACAGAATGATGGCTCGGACCATTCAGGATCTTCTTCGAAGAAGCGGCGCCATATAGTTTTTTTTACTGCCGGATTCCCCCTTATGCTGTATATAGGGGTTTCTGTAATTTCCCTTATTGGAAAGAGGTCTATCGTTGCGCGATAATCCCTCTTTAATAAAAGCGGGCCATCCTTGACTGGAGGATGGGAAGTACATATAATTAGGGCATTTTGATGCTCAATCAATGAGCCGACGGCTCCAAAACATCCAAAGGAGATTCATCATGTGGGAATATACGGATAAAGTGCGGGAGCATTTCCTCAATCCGAAAAATGTCGGTGAAGTGGAAAATCCGGACGGGGTGGCGGAAATAGGCTCCATTGCGTGCGGGGATGCCCTTAGGCTCAGCTTCAAACTGGGTGAAGATCAGCGCATTAAGGACATCAAATTCAAAACCTTCGGCTGTGCCAGTGCTATTGCCTCCTCCTCGGCCCTGACAGAAATGGTTAAAGGCATGACTCTGGACGAGGCCATGAAGATCACAAACCAGGATATTGCCGTCTATTTAGGCGGACTTCCGCAAGAAAAGATGCACTGCTCCGTCATGGGTAAGGAAGCCCTGGAAAAGGCGATTGAGAATTATCGGGGGGCCCCCGAAAAGGAACCCGATGCCCGGATCGTCTGCGAATGTTTCGGCGTCACGGACAAGGAAATTGAACGGGCCGTCCTGGAGAACAACCTCACCACCGTTGAAGAAGTGACAAACTATACCAAAGCCGGCGGAGGATGCGGCAACTGCCGCGAGGCGATCCAGCAGATTATCGAACGGGTTCTGGGGAACACGGGGAAAAAACCCGTTGTAAAACCCAAACTTTCCAACATCCAGAAGATCAAAATGATCGAAGAGACCCTGGAGCGAGAGATCAGGCCATCACTGAAACTCGACGGCGGGGATATCGAGTTGATCGATGTGGAAGGAAACCGGGTCCTCGTTGCCGCACGAGGTATGTGTGCCACCTGTAAAGCTGCGGACATCACCCTCAAGCACTTCGTAGAGGCCAAACTTCGGGACCTCGTTTCACCCGATCTGATTGTTGAGGAGGTGACCCCATGAGCGTCGTTTATCTGGATAACAATGCCACCACCCAAGTTGCTCCGGAAGTGCTTGGCGCCATGCTGCCCTTCTTCGGTAACTATTACGGCAATCCCTCAAGTATGCATACCTTCGGCGGGCAGGTTGCAAAAAAAATCCATGAAGCGAGAGAACGGGCCGCCGCCCTTATCGGCGCCCACCCCGATGAGATAATCTTTACAAGTTGCGGCACCGAAAGCGATAATGCGGCCATCCGTTCCGCCCTCTATACGGCTCCTGAAAAACGTCATATCGTGACCAGCCGAGTGGAGCATCCCGCCGTGCGGGCCTTGTGTGCGCACCTGGCCGGGCAGGGTTATCGCGTCACTGAGCTGCCTGTGGACAAAGACGGCCGCCTCGACATGGAGCAATATGAAAGAAGCCTCACCTCGGACACGGCCGTTGTCAGCCTGATGTGGGCCAACAATGAAACGGGCGCGGTTTTTCCGGTGGAGGAAGCCGCCGGCTTGGCCCGGGAACGAGGCATTCTGTTCCATACCGATGCCGTGCAGGCTGTGGGCAAGATACCCATCGACATGAAACAAAACACGATCGATATGCTCTCCATCTCGGGCCATTAACTGCATGGCCCCAAAGGTATCGGTATCCTTTACATCCGCAAGGGTACGAAATTTTTTCCTTTTATGATCGGTGGGCACCAGGAGAGGGAACGACGCGGGGGGACTGAAAATACACCCAGCATTGTCGGTTTGGGCAAGGCTTGTGAGCTCGCCCGGTCGAATATTGATCGAGAAAATACATATGTCAGGCAGTTACGGGACCGCCTGGAAGCAACGCTGCTGAAAAAAATTCCCCGCAGCCGGATAAACGGCGACACGTTTCATCGTCTTCCGAACACGAGCAATATCAGTTTTGAATACGTTGAAGGAGAGGGCATCCTGTTGATGATGGATCAATACGGTATCTGTGCCTCCTCCGGATCGGCCTGCACATCGGGATCACTTCAACCTTCCCATGTTCTGCGAGCCATGGGGGTCCCTTTCACGATGGCCCACGGCTCGGTTCGTTTCAGCCTCTCTGTTTACACGACAGAGGAAGAAATCGATTTCGTGATCGAGAAGCTGCCCCCGATCATCGAACGGCTCCGCAGCATGTCTCCCTACTGGGATCCGGAAAAGGAAGCAGGCCATGTCACCTGAAAAACCGGAAACGGTTCTCGACGATGCGCTCTCAAGTCAGTGCAAGGATGCTATCTCCATCGCGCAGTCTTACAGGAATGAAATCCCGGCAATTGTTTCCGCTCTCGTCGACAGTTGCAATGGGGAAGAATGCTTCGATCATGTGGGGCCGGAACCGATCCCATCCCGCGATGCCGTGGTCAACATCATCAACCGCATCTTCTGCATTCTTTATCCGGGTTATTTCATCCGCCGGCGTGTCGACCGGGTCAATATCGGATATTATTTCGGTCAGGAACTAACGGTATTATACGAAGAACTCTCGGAACAAATCACCCTGGCGGTTCGTCATGACTGTATCCGGAAGAACCTCTCCTGCTCACAATGCGAGGAACGGGGACATCGCAGCGCCATCGCATTTATGCAAACCCTGCCTGATTTGCGAAAACTACTGGCCACGGATATTCGTCACGCTTATGAGGGTGATCCGGCGGCAACGGGTTTCGATGAAATCATCTTCAGCTATCCAGGACTTTTCGCCACCACAATTTACCGCATCGCCCATCGCCTCTACCACCTGGATGTTCCCATGCTTCCCCGAATTATGACCGAATACGGTCACGGCAAAACGGGAATCGATATTCACCCCAAAGCCCACATTGGCAAAAGTTTTTTCATCGATCACGGCACGGGCGTAGTCATCGGGGAGACAACCACGATCGGAGACCGGGTACGCCTTTATCAGGGTGTGACCCTGGGCGCTTTGTCCCTCAGCCGAAACGAGTGTGACGCCCTGCGAAATCAGAAGAGGCACCCAACGATTGAGGACGACGTGATCATCTATGCCAACGCAACGGTACTTGGAGGTACGACTGTCATCGGTGCCCGATCCGTCATCGGTGGCAACGTCTGGATCACCCATTCGGTTCCGCCGGACACGGAAGTTTTTATCCGGAAGCAGGATCTCCTCTTCGGCACAAAGCATCTCAAGGAATGGACGGGGCAAGAATGTATTGCAAAGCCTGAAAAAGAGGCATAGAAGAGCCCTTGCCGGATGAAGGGCGGCGATGGAATCGTTTTCTTTCGAAGCATCTCCGGTGAATAAAAACGGACCCAGGTCCGATCTGACCGACAATGCCCCGGTCATACCCGGTCCCGACCGGTACCGGAAACCCGTTTTCTCGTTTGGATTCCACTGAATGTCTAAATAAACATGGCGTTTTCCCGATAATAAATGATAATGATATAGGATACCTGTCAGTCCAAAGCAGAAAACACCGTCGGAGGCTTTCATGAAACGATTTTTTCAGAACAAGATCACGATTTTTGCGCTTATTTCCCTGCTGGCTCTGGCCTTCTTCTACGGAACGGGCAAGGTTTCCGCTGTTGACCGGAGCACCTACAAGAACCTGAAGACTTTCAATGAAGTCCTCGATATGGTGGAAAAAAACTATGTGGAGGAAGTGAAGCTGCAGGATTTGATTCAGGGAGCAATATCCGGGATGATCAAATCACTCGACCCACACAGCACGTTCATGAATGCCGATGAATACAAGGAACTGGAGGTTGAAACCAAGGGAAGTTTCGGAGGAATCGGTATTGAGATTACGATCCTGAGGGACATGCTCACCGTTGTTTCACCCATTGAAGACACGCCCGCATATCAGGCGGGGATCAAACCCGGCGATCAAATCATCAAAATTGACGGCAAGTCAACGAAGGATATCACGATTCAGGAAGCGGTAAAGAAACTCCGGGGACCAAAAGATACCAAAGTTACCGTAACCATCCTTCGGGAAAGCCTGCCCAAGCCGAAGGATTATGTTTTAACACGAGCCATCATCAAAGTCACCAGCGTTAAATCACGCCTGATGGACGACGGCATCGGTTATTGTCGGATCACCTCGTTCCAGGAACGGACGGCTGATGATCTGAAAAAAGCGATTCAGGATATGGAATCGAAGGTCAAGCCCCTGAAGGGGATTATACTCGACCTTCGCAACAACCCCGGCGGACTGTTGAACCAGTCGATTGAAGTGGCCGATGTCTTCCTCAAAACCGGCACCATCGTATCGACTCGGGGAAGAATCAAAGTCATGGAAACGAGCGCGGCGGCGAAGAACGACGGGGATGAACCGCTCTGCCCGATCGTGGTGCTGGTCAACGAAGGCTCCGCCAGCGCCTCGGAAATTGTGGCGGGCGCCCTGCAGGATAACAACCGCGCCCTGATTCTCGGTACCCAGACATTCGGGAAAGGCTCTGTACAGACCCTGATCCCCCTGGAGGACGGGGCGGCTTTGAAACTGACCACGGCGAAATATTATACGCCCAGCGGCCGGTCGATCCAGGCCGAGGGCATTGTCCCGGACATCACCCTCAAGTATGCAAAAACGGTTGAGGATGTGGGAGAGAACGACAATGCCATGAGGGAAAAGGACCTCGAAAGGCACATCAAGTCGGCGAAAGAAAACGGCGAGAAACCGGACGAGATGGCCCCTGCGGCCAAAAAGGAAGCGGAAGACGCGGCCTTTGCCCAGGACAACCAGGTCAAAGCGGCATCAGATATGCTGAAAAGCTGGCATATATTCATGAAAGGAAAGAAAAACTGATCTGAAACGACGAAAACGTAAACCACGTACCATATTCTTTATCCTGATCTTTTTGGTCTTGACCGCCTTGGCGCTTTTCTGTTTCCATTTGTTGGAAGAAAAACAGAAACCGCCGGAAAAGGACGTCCGCGAACGGACAGAGGTCAAAAGGCCTCATAAAAAAAAGCCCGCCGGGACACAAGTTGCCAAAATCGACGATCGCAGGGAGCGAAAACGGATTCCCGAACGTCATCCGGAATCTCGCGTCCCCGAAACGGGGAAGCCTCTGCGGATCGCCATTCAGATAGACGATATCGGTCAGGACATCGGCGCATTGCATAAACTGCTGGAGATTGACGCCCCTTTAAGTTTTGCGGTTCTGCCCTATCAGCGGTATACGACGGAAGCGATGACATTGCTCCATTTGCGGAATCGGGACATTCTCTTGCACTGTCCCATGGAACCGCAGTCCTATCCGCAAAACCGTCCGGGAGAAGGTGCCATCTTTCTCAGCATGAGCGACCAAGATATCAAAAAGCAGATGGAGAAAAATCTGGACCATGTCCCTTATGCGATCGGTGTCAACAACCACATGGGATCCCGCTTCACGGAGGACGAAGAAAAAATGGCGGTCATCATGAATGTGCTGAAGGAAAAGGGGCTTTTTTTCATCGACAGCCGGACGACGAGGAATTCACGGGCAAAGGAGGCGGCAGATCAAATCGGTGTCCCTTTCCTGGCCAGAAAAATATTTATAGATCATGACCAATCGTATGAAACTTCGTTGGAAACGCTTACGCGCCGACTTCAGGAAAAGGATGTTCGGACCGGTGCGCCGGTCCTGTTGATCGGGCACCCCTACAGAAGCACCATTCTGGCCATCAGAAACGCCTTGCCCATGATGCGTGAAAAAGGCGTTGAAATCGTGCCGGTCTCCGAGATCGTCCGGCAATGAGGGCCAAGTCTTCCGTTTTCTGCGATCACGGCAACTGGAAAAGAGTTCAAGAAATGCCTTACCTGCAAACGATAAGATACGAATAAGGCTATGCGAAGCTACGGCTGGAATACATTCGTTCTCCTGATTGCCCTGGGCATGCTCGGGTGCGCCACCATGCCCGGAGGGCGACAGCCATCTCCCCCGCCGGGACAACAATCCTCGTTTCATCCCCTGTATCATTACTCGCTGGGCGTCCTCTTCAGTCTCAATAATGAACCGGAAGCGGCCATTGCCGAATATGAGAAGGCATTGCGATTTGACCCCTCCTCAGAGGTCCTGACCAAGGAACTCGGGGAGCTGTATTTTGAAAAAGGGGAAACAGAAAAGGCCATCAGGCTCTGCGAAGCGTATCTCGAAAAAAATCCGAAAACCGTCGATATCCTTCTGCTGACCGGAGAACTCTATCTCGATATCAAGAATTACAAAAAGGCCGTCAATGCCTATAAATCCGTACTGGAAATGGATCCAAAGAACATCGTCGCCTATTTTTATCTCGGATCAGCTTACGCGGAAGTAAAGAAATACGATCGGGCCATATCCCTGTTCAAGAGGCTGTTGTCTATTGATCCGGAAAATCTCATGGGAAACTACTATCTCGCCCGTATCTATAGGGTCCAGAAAAGGTATGATGACGCGGAAATAATTTACAAAAACCTCACAAATATCAACCCGGAATTTGAAGCCGCATGGATTGACCTCAGTAATCTGTATGAAATCCAAAATAAAATCGACCTGGCCATCCAGAACTATCGGGAATACATCGGTCATTTCCCCACGAAGATCGGCATCCGGGTGCGCCTGAGCGAGCTTTTGCTGAGAGCAAAGCGTGTCAATGAAGCGGCAAGAGAATACCAAGCGATACTGGAAATGGATCCGAAAAATCGGGATACACGGAAAAACCTTGGGATTTTGTACCTGGAACAAGGAAAGAACGATCTGGCTATCGAGCAATTTCTGCGGCTTCTTCAGGCTTTTCCGGGAGACGCCGGAACGGGTTTTCTTCTTGCCGCCGCCTACGAAGAACACAAGGCCTACGACGATGCCCTTAAGGAATACCGGAGAATCCCCGCCGTTTCCTCTCTGTACAACCAGGCACAGCTTCGCATCGCCACCATATTGAAACAACAGGGAAAACAAGGCGAGGCCCAAAAGATCATAAAAAACGCCCTGAGCCATCACCGCGATTTTCCCCCGTTTTATTCGCTTCTTTCCCTTCTTTACGAGGAAGAGAAGGATTACAAGGCCGCTGAAGCCATCCTGCGGGAAGGCATACTCGCCGTCAAGGACAAAATGGCAATGCGCTATCAATTGGGCAGCCTCTTCAGCAAGATAAACCGTATTGACGACAGCATCCGCGAAATGGAGGCAATCCTGGCAGAGAACCCGGATCACGCCGACGCCCTCAACTTTATCGGTTATACCTATGCTGAAATGGGCGTTAAACTCGATGAAGCGGAGAAAATGATCAAAAAAGCCCTGCAATTGGATCCGGGAAATGGTTACATCCTGGACAGCCTCGGCTGGGTTTACTACAAACAGAAACGTTACGACGACGCCTTGAAGTATCTGAAGGAGGCCGTCTCCATCCTCCCGGAGGACAGCACCATCACAGAACATCTGGGAGATGTTTATCTGGCCCTGAATTTACGGCAGGAAGCGCTTGACGCCTACCAGCGTGCCATAAAGCAGAACGCACCCAGCGCGGCCCTTCAGGAAAAAATTGACGAACTCAAAAGACTGCACCTGCCATGAAACCTTTGCTTGCAATGTTTTTCTCGGTCCTTCTTTTGCTGGGTGGATGTTCCGTCGGTAAAACCATCAAGCCGACAGAGGAGAAACCGGGCTACGCATCGGCGCAGGCGGCCCTGTCCGCCATAAACCCGCCCACGGACGACACCTTGCTCTACAGGAGCACGGCGAGGGTTTCGGTCGTCTCTCCCCAGTCAAAGATAAATTTTCGAATCGCCATATTCCTGCAACGTCCCGATAAGTTGCGCCTGGAGTCCATCCCCGTTTTGGGGCCACCCGATTTCTTTTTAACGGTCAGGGGGGAATGGATCCGTGCGTATCTGCCCACCGGCGGAGAATTTCTTGTCGGCAAAGCCACGCCGGACAATCTGAGCCGCTTCCTGCCCCTGAGCTGGCCGGTGGAAAAATGGATGGCCGTGCTTCTGGGAAATGGGCCGAATGTCACCCTGCAACCCACGCAGCTCGTGGGAAAAATGGAAGATTCACTTTATCGGGTGGACATGACGACGGCGGATGCGCTCACGGAGAGTCTCTGGATCAACCCGCTGCAGGACCGTCTCGAAAAGATCGAGCGATCATCTTCCGCCGGCCGGAAAGAAACCGTCACATTCAATGCCTTCCGAAAAATGAACGGCCGAACTTTTCCGTCAAGAATCTCGATCGACACCGGTGAGGGAAGAACGATAACGAGCGTCCATGAAACCATGGAAACCACCATGGAAAAGCCGGACAACTTTTTTACGTTGCGTCCCCCTCCTGAAGCCACCATCAGGGCCCTGCCTGATTGACGCTTCAGCCCCCTCTTTTCCACTTCCGCCGCAGACGAGACAAAATCCTTTTGCTGGCTTTATCCTCGAACTCTGCTATTTTACCTGCAAACGTTTGAATTTCCTCACGCGGTCTTTCAAAGCTGTTTTCAACAGATAAGGGAGTATTCATGAAACTTGGTTACAGAATCTGGATTGAAACGGACGACAGGGCATTCGGTGTCGGCACATACGAACTCCTGAAGTTTATTGAAAAAACGGGCTCCCTTTCCCAAGGTGCCGCGGACATGAAAGTATCGTACCGTAAAGCCTGGAACATGATTCATAAAGCGGAACAAAAACTGGGTATCGTTCTTCTGGAAAGAACCGTGGGGGGTGTCGCCGGCGGCGGATCGAAACTGACCCCTGATGCAAAAAACTTCATGAAGCGTTACGAAATATTTCATGCCGAGGCGAAAGAATCCCTGAAATCCCTTTTCGACAAGTACTTCGGGTCGAACCATTTTGCACAATCCTGAACGCGGCTCTGGCCGGATGGGCGAACATGTCCAGGGGTGACAGGCTGCCGATCGTCCAGATCCGGTCGGAAACTTTCCGGTTTCACAATAACCCCAGAAATAGAAAAACCGCTGGATCGGAGCGAAGCGGAACTGGCTTTGCGGGCTTGATGCCGTCAGGGTCATAAAGACTGCGGCCAGACAGAACAGTGAAACTCCCGTATAGCGGAGCGGCGCAGCACGGCAAGACTGGCCGTTATGCCCAGACCGGCACGACATATTTCTATGAAATAGTTAATCTGCCTTTGGGTGCCGCCGTCATAAAACACGATAAACAATGCTTTCTTCCAGCCTTCGTAAGCAGGGTTGAAATTGAACAGACGGTGTCTGAAAAAAATGGTATTCGATCAGATCGAGCTTTTCACCGTTCCAATAGCCTCCAATCAGGTACGCCGTTACCGGCATGATAATGGACAGCAGGAGCTTCATGTTGTCTTGTGTAACCCATGCGGACGGTTTGAACAGATTTTCCCGGCCGGTGTTTTCAAGCACCGCACTGTCGATATGCTTGATCCGACAAACCTTTTATTCCGACATTGATAAAATCGAGATCCGACAGCACCTGGATCAGCGATCGTTCCGTGAAAAAGGCGTTGGTAGAATGTCCGACAAGAAGATGATTTTCCAAAACCGGATTAACCCGGCCTTAAACGGTATGTAACGGGAATGATGATTTTCGCCATGATGGGCGGCTTGGGGAATGGCGCAACGTCCCGGATGGTCGAAACGGCGTTTTGATCCAGCACCTTGAATCCGGAGCTGCTCACGATCCGGACATCGCTCACCGTTCCATCCACATGAATGACGAAAGAAGTCAGGACCCGCCCATGCCAGCCCATTCGGCGGGCAAGATTGGGATAGACGATGCGGGCAAGAATCCGGTCCCGGATATAGAGAAAATGTTCCCGGAGATAGCGTTCCTCCGCCGTTTCACCCTCCCCTTCTCCCGGAACACCCTCCTGCACCCCATGTCCCCCGTCTGTACCGTTTTCCCTTGCATCCTGACGGGAAAAGGCGGCGGTCTGTTCGCCTCTCGAGGCGGGAGCGGGTTCCGGAAGCGGCACATCTGAAATCGGGGAGGTCATGACGGGTTTTTCCTGAACAATTTTCGATAGTTCCTTTTGAATAACCGGCGCAGGCCTTTTAATTTTTGTGGGCTTGTTCAGAGGCGCTTTCGGGGGTGCGGAAAAATCCACCTCCTTGATCTCGGACCGTGCGATGTCAAAGGTAATAACCCGGGACCGACAAGGTTCCTTGATCAGGCTTCCGGCGCTCACCACTGCCGCCACGAGCAGAACGTGCAGGATAATCGATATCCCGATGCCCCGGATTTGGTACGTCATGTCTTCTCCATCGTCTGCAAACTGACCTTTTCAAACCGCATCATTTTTATGGCGTCGAGCACATCGACGAAACATTGGAGATCGATAGTACGGTCCGCCCGGATCAGAATCGGCGCCTTGCGGCACAGAGAGCTCAGGGTGGCCTGCATCTCGACCAGGGTGCCGGGCCTGCCGTTCATGTAAATCCGCCCGGCTTTGTCGATTTCGATGACCTGCGTTTTCAGGATGCTGCTTTCCCGGTTGTCTGACGTGGGGAGGTCAAGGGGAAGCATCCCCGAGGCAATGAAGGACGATGTCGTCAGGACAATGGTCAGGAGGACGAGCATGATGTCCACGAAGGGAATCACATTGATGTAGTCAATGGGTTTATGTTCCATGGCTCCTCTCCCAATCCTTGACCAGGACCCACACCCGACGCAAGAGGTGGTTGTAGAGGATCACCGAGGGAATGGCGACCAGCAGCCCAACAGCCGTTGCCTTGAGGGCGAGGGCAAGGCCCGTCATGATTTTCGTCGCGTTGGTCAGGCCCTCATGGCCCATGGAATAAAACGTCAGCATAATCCCCAGCACCGTTCCGAGGAGGCCGATATAGGGGGCATTGCTCCCGATGCTTGCGATGTGATGGAGGTTCCGCGTCAAGTCCACTTCCAGACTGTTTTTATCCCCGTATTGATCCAGACGGACATGCCGAAAAACATAGAACCGCTCTATCGCTATGGCGAGGGAACAGACGCTCAACACCACCAGCAATCCGATAATACCGTAATCCACCGCATATTTGAGCCATTCCATTTTTACAATCCTTGTGGCTTTGCAGGATGATGACCCTTATCTGCCCCCGGGAAAATCCTGGCAGTCGCATCAGGAGGGTCCACCGATAAGGGGCATCATCCTGCAGGGGGTTAAGATTTCAATGGCCGGGAATCGTTACAAAACATGATTAAAATTTCACGGTCAGGCCCGTCCAGAAGTTGCGCCCCTGTCCGGGATAGCCGTCATTCCATTCGTAATTCTCATCAAAGATGTTGTTCGCGGCCACATAGACTTCAAAGTGTTTGCCGATTTCCTGGGTCAACTTGGCATTCCACAGGAAGTAACTGCCCAGTTCAATGACCGCCGGTTCATTCGGGTAATAGAGCGAATCTGCGTTGCCGCTGAATACTTTTCCCTGATAGGAACCGTTCACGTCGATGCGGGTACCGATCACGGGCAGGGTGTACTGACCGGAGAGATTCACGATGTGTTTGGGAACCCCCTGCACGTTGGAACTCGTCGCGTTGGAACTCCTGTCGTCGGCATCATTGTAGGTGTAATCGGCCCGGAGAATCAGTTTGTCCATCGGATAAAATTCCAAACCGACCTCGCAACCCTGCATCCTCACCTTGCCGATGTTGAGCGTATAATTCGTTCCATTAATAGTCTGTCGCGTGATCTTATCCTTGACATCATGGCGGAAAAGCGAAAAGTCGCCTTTGAAGAACGAACCGAAAGACCGCGATACCCCCACGGTATAGTTGTTGCTCTTTTCCGAACTCAGGTACGCCGATCCTCCGGCGATGTTGTTGTACAGATCGCTCAGGGTGGGGAAACGGCTCTTCCTGGCGGCGGACGCGAACACCCTGGTCCCATCGAAAAAAGTATAGGTGGCGCCGATCATGGGGTTGAACTGGTCGTCGTCGGGTTCGTAATTCTTGTCCTGGCGGACAAAATCACCATCTTGATTTGTAATCGTTTTCTGGGCCTTCGTGACCTCGTACCAATCGTAGCTGATTCCCACGACAATGGAAAGATTCTTCACCAGGTTAAACTCGTTTTCCAGACCAACGGAACCGGTATAGGAAAAGAACTCGTCATAGGGAAGGTATTCATCAGCCAGTTCCTTGTGCATGTCCTTTTTGTAGTGAACGGCCAGACGAATTGCATCCCACGGCACCGGCTGATAGTCTAGGACGATATTCCCCCCTGCCACCCAGTCCCGGTAATGGCTCCGGGAGAGAATCGTCTTCAGATCCGGTTCCTCATAGGAATAAAAGCTGTCCTTATGGCGATGATAAAACAGTTTGGCCTTTGCGACCAGGTTATCGGCCAGGCGTCGGCGACCGTCCAGATCGATCCCCCATTCGTCGTACTCAGGAATGTCGGCGGCGTAGAACTGGGAGAAAACCGGACGGGAAAAAACCTGGTTGAAGTCGGTATTGGAGGGAACGCCCTTCTCCCGAGCCCGGTAGTGGAAATTGACATAGTAGGCCTCATCCTCATTCGGTTCGATCCCGAATTTGGCCCAGAGGCTGTTGTTTTCATAACGGGAGTTCTCGCGGTTCCCGCCGTTCTCGAACATCAGGTCGCGCCTTTGGGCATTCGCATTACCGGGCAGACGCCTGTCTATCAGAGCACCAATCTTCGGCTTATAATCGTCCGACAGGGACCAGCCGTCCGACTTCTCATACACATAGTTCAGCCAGTAGTTAAAAATACCCTTCTTCATGCCGTGGGTGGCGGAAACCCGGTAGGTGTCATTTTCCGAAAGTTCGTAGGAGGCGCTGGTAAAGGGTTTTTCCGTTCCTTTCTTGGTTATGATATTCACAACGCCCCCCATGGCGTTGGCG belongs to Deltaproteobacteria bacterium and includes:
- a CDS encoding TonB-dependent receptor, translating into MGKRGCLFWAVLVFVICFGAAPSRGVTAEPGTRYQAYDLGDVIVSADESRIKDIAISSEITAEDIQATNSHTVAEALSHAPGVRVTTGNKNQATVSIHGFDQSRILFLVDGVPFYETKYGILDLNSIGTDNIAKIEIIKGAPSVLYGANAMGGVVNIITKKGTEKPFTSASYELSENDTYRVSATHGMKKGIFNYWLNYVYEKSDGWSLSDDYKPKIGALIDRRLPGNANAQRRDLMFENGGNRENSRYENNSLWAKFGIEPNEDEAYYVNFHYRAREKGVPSNTDFNQVFSRPVFSQFYAADIPEYDEWGIDLDGRRRLADNLVAKAKLFYHRHKDSFYSYEEPDLKTILSRSHYRDWVAGGNIVLDYQPVPWDAIRLAVHYKKDMHKELADEYLPYDEFFSYTGSVGLENEFNLVKNLSIVVGISYDWYEVTKAQKTITNQDGDFVRQDKNYEPDDDQFNPMIGATYTFFDGTRVFASAARKSRFPTLSDLYNNIAGGSAYLSSEKSNNYTVGVSRSFGSFFKGDFSLFRHDVKDKITRQTINGTNYTLNIGKVRMQGCEVGLEFYPMDKLILRADYTYNDADDRSSNATSSNVQGVPKHIVNLSGQYTLPVIGTRIDVNGSYQGKVFSGNADSLYYPNEPAVIELGSYFLWNAKLTQEIGKHFEVYVAANNIFDENYEWNDGYPGQGRNFWTGLTVKF